In Helianthus annuus cultivar XRQ/B chromosome 8, HanXRQr2.0-SUNRISE, whole genome shotgun sequence, a single genomic region encodes these proteins:
- the LOC110870089 gene encoding uncharacterized protein LOC110870089, with protein MEFVDPEPTVALEPVVAPDPAFEHDPDHADAPVVAPLVDDVPVDDHPVVFHMPVMFDCAPFATHIDPRYAHTHNGWIDDDDDFPPFVVPVTPVSAPISVPIDVPLIPTHTTEVHRTDLPITFRQDIPLPRPGEGSSRQPFGHVPFMSGGDQFVPQVPHHTVVPPVIPSAVPSFAPSSEPFLWTSPPIMPSMSPIPRGVFYRGYSQIFHDTAGGTDPSRIGALESSATPVPVPDSTCSITPPSSVIS; from the exons atggagtttgttgatccggagcctaCTGTGGCCCTTGAGCCAGTTGTTGCTCCTGACCCCGCATTTGAGCATGACCCtgatcatgccgatgcacctgttGTTGCTCCTTTGGTTGATGATGTACCTGTTGATGATCATCCTGTTGTTTTCCACA TGCCGGTGATGTTCGACTGTGCACCTTTCGCGACCCATATTGATCCACGATACGCGCACACCCacaatgggtggatagacgatgatgatgattttccaccTTTCGTGGTACCAGTTACACCTGTTTCAGCCCCTATTTCGGTTCCTATTGATGTTCCTTTGATTCCCACACATACTACAGAGGTTCACCGTACCGACTTACCTATTACATTTCGTCAGGACATACCTCTGCcacgtcctggggagggttcatctCGTCAGCCATTTGGTCATGTACCTTTCATGTCAGGAGGAGACCAGTTTGTACCCCAGGTTCCTCATCATACTGTTGTTCCCCCTGTCATACCATCTGCTGTACCATCCTTCGCTCCATCTAGTGAGCCGTTCCTCTGGACTTCACCACCCATTATGCCATCCATGTCACCCATACCACGTGGGGTATTCTACAGAGGATATTCTCAGATCtttcatgatacagcaggaggcacTGACCCGTCTCGTATAGGAGCTTTAGAGAGCTCAGCGACTCCCGTGCCAGTGCCAGACTCCACCTGCAGTATCACACCCCCCTCGTCCGTTATCTCCTGA